The following are encoded in a window of Oncorhynchus keta strain PuntledgeMale-10-30-2019 chromosome 10, Oket_V2, whole genome shotgun sequence genomic DNA:
- the LOC118388552 gene encoding AMP deaminase 2-like — protein sequence MDGKYKEIAEELFTRSLTESEMRTAPYEFPEDSPIEQLEERRQRLERQISQDIKLEPEILLRIKQEFMKIDSAADLEFMNELGGVDRTDDGWMKERVLPMEREYQRVSISGEEKCGVPFTDLVDAAKCVVKALFIREKYIALSIQNFCKTTARELGELGEKPLDLRIYEEIPETPVDADAPVHPPVSETHPYENQDTKNMPADSGYSCKMVDGVMHVYTKKSPMEKSTELDLPYPDLKEYIADMNVMMALIINGPVKSFCYRRLQYLSSKFQMHILLNEMKELAAQKKVPHRDFYNIRKVDTHIHASSCMNQKHLLRFIKRAMKKYPGEIVHMEHGRGQTLMEVFETMNLTAFDLSVDTLDMHADRNTFHRFDKFNAKYNPIGESILREIFIKTDNHIEGKYFGHMIKEVMADLEESKYQNVELRLSIYGRSRDEWDKLAQWAVKHQVYSDNVRWLIQVPRLFDVYRTKKQLANFQEMMENIFMPLFEVTINPRSHPELHLFLQHVVGFDSVDDESKPEHHIFNMDSPLPADWTEEDNPPYSYYLYYTYANMAVLNHLRRRRGFHTFVLRPHCGEAGPVHHLVSGFMLSENISHGLLLRKAPVLQYLYYLAQIGIAMSPLSNNSLFLSYHRNPLPEYLSRGLMVSLSTDDPLQFHFTKEPLMEEYSIATQVWKLSSCDMCELARNSVLMSGFSHKAKSYWLGPKYSKEGPESNDIRRTNVPDIRVAYRSETLLEELNLITHAVRTKELDNIDEEDTLSMAPIGAEGR from the exons ATGGACGGAAAGTACAAGGAGATCGCTGAG GAGCTGTTCACTCGTAGCCTGACGGAGAGTGAGATGCGCACCGCTCCTTATGAGTTCCCTGAGGACAGCCCCATCGAGCAGCTGGAGGAGAGACGCCAACGCCTGGAGAGGCAGATCAGCCAGGACATCAA GCTTGAGCCAGAGATCCTGCTCCGCATCAAACAGGAGTTCATGAAAATTGACAGCGCTGCCGACCTAGA gtttATGAATGAGCTGGGTGGTGTGGACAGGACGGATGATGGCTGGATGAAGGAGAGAGTATTACCGATGGAGCGAGAGTACCAGCGTGTCTCAATATCAGGGGAGGAGAAGTGTGGG GTGCCCTTCACAGACCTGGTGGATGCAGCTAAATGTGTGGTAAAGGCCCTGTTCATCAGGGAGAAGTACATTGCTCTGTCCATTCAGAACTTCTGTAAGACCACTGCCCGCGAGCTGGGAGAGCTGGGAGAGAAGCCCCTGGACCTACGCATCTATGAGGAAATCCCTGAGACCCCCGTTGATGCAG ATGCTCCAGTCCACCCCCCTGTCTCAGAGACTCACCCCTATGAAAACCAGGACACCAAGAACATGCCTGCAGACTCAGGGTACAGCTGTAAGATGGTGGATGGGGTCATGCATGTCTACACCAAGAAGAGCCCCATGGAGAA GAGTACAGAGTTGGACCTGCCTTACCCAGACCTGAAGGAGTACATCGCTGACATGAATGTCATGATGGCTCTCATCATTAACGGACCAGT aaaGTCGTTCTGCTACCGCCGGCTGCAATACCTGAGCTCTAAGTTCCAGATGCACATCCTGCTGAATGAGATGAAGGAGCTGGCAGCCCAGAAGAAGGTTCCTCACCGCGACTTCTACAACATCCGCAAG GTGGACACCCACATCCATGCCTCATCTTGTATGAACCAGAAGCACCTGCTGCGCTTTATCAAGCGAGCCATGAAGAAGTACCCTGGGGAGATAGTCCACATGGAGCACGGGCGGGGACAGACCCTCATGGAGGTGTTTGAGACCATGAACCTGACTGCCTTTGACCTTAgtgtggacacactggacatgcACGCG GACCGCAACACGTTCCATCGCTTCGACAAGTTCAATGCCAAATACAACCCCATCGGAGAATCCATCCTGAGAGAGATCTTCATCAAGACAGACAACCACATCGAGGGCAAATACTTTGGCCACATGATCAAG GAGGTGATGGCTGACCTAGAGGAGAGTAAGTACCAGAATGTGGAGCTGCGTCTGTCCATCTACGGCCGCTCCCGGGACGAATGGGACAAGCTGGCCCAGTGGGCCGTCAAACACCAAGTCTACTCTGACAACGTGCGCTGGCTCATCCAAGTGCCCCGCCTTTT TGATGTGTACCGCACCAAGAAGCAGCTGGCTAACTTCCAGGAGATGATGGAGAACATCTTCATGCCTCTGTTTGAGGTCACCATTAACCCCCGCAGCCACCCTGAACTGCACCTCTTCCTCCAGCAT GTGGTGGGCTTTGACAGTGTGGATGACGAGTCCAAGCCGGAGCACCACATCTTCAACATGGACAGCCCCCTGCCAGCCGACTGGACAGAGGAGGACAACCCTCCCTACTCCTACTACCTCTACTACACCTACGCCAACATGGCCGTGCTCAACCACCTGCGCAG GAGGCGTGGCTTCCACACGTTTGTGCTGCGCCCTCACTGCGGGGAGGCGGGGCCTGTCCACCACCTGGTGTCGGGTTTCATGCTTTCAGAGAACATCTCCCACGGGCTGCTGCTCAGGAAG gcaccaGTGCTGCAGTATCTGTACTACCTGGCTCAGATTGGCATTGCCATGTCCCCCCTGAGCAACAACAGCCTGTTCCTCAGCTACCACCGTAACCCCCTGCCTGAGTATCTGTCCAGAGGCCTCAtggtctctctgtccactgaCGACCCCCTACAGTTCCACTTCACGAAG GAGCCTCTGATGGAGGAGTACAGCATTGCCACACAGGTGTGGAAGCTCAGCTCCTGTGACATGTGTGAGCTGGCCAGGAACAGCGTCCTTATGAGCGGCTTCTCCCACAAG GCAAAGAGCTACTGGCTTGGGCCCAAATACAGCAAAGAGGGCCCGGAGAGCAACGACATCCGTCGCACCAACGTCCCGGACATCCGCGTGGCATACCGCAGTGAGACCCTGCTGGAGGAGCTCAACCTCATCACCCACGCTGTGCGCACCAAGGAGCTGGACAACATCGACGAGGAGGACACCCTCTCCATGGCTCCCATCGGGGCAGAAGGACGCTAA
- the LOC118388553 gene encoding epidermal growth factor receptor kinase substrate 8-like protein 3 isoform X1, which yields MYSPYGLDSSSYAGSVQSVQSNGLSVDDRLSQISNLSRPSAKSIYMQRKEYADSITKMMNKFQYRVEHLFTCDLDGREVRDVNDCVERLKLLDGMGRVWGQDMVLEVRDGNLLLTDIETKEELESLALSSIMELKAVMDSCVYNSLLTATVKDHSKRTTSVFIFQCEDLRADFIKRDLERVLPHQRDDVNNHSNNSRSNLEVMAGHQIVRNLQNADPPTEQREWTPPEDPSAQWSAPDYDEDPTPVPTPTPPMPREEPLPPRKETPVQHLFMEEEHEPEPALVSPPRPYTETNRNVDIVNHIFNDIEIFMGQVAAAAAKAEKKKKRKKKNKDKGIKGMPPAEEFETCLQKIKCGFNLLGELNGKISHPSAPEFVHCLFSTLAFVVSHSPEELPPTIVAPLLKPECIRLLSEEATPEEDQLWQSLGDAWNVPSTKWLEDDEDIPTYTLEFYDGWQPLELTHSLPGREPEGRQQSQKQSQSQSPRSTPEKRSAPFKPPPPRPDESNPTYMRVMYDFTARNNRELSISKGEEVQLLDMSKKWWRVRSDRGEEGFIPNNVLESQDKEQEKQETSGPPSLTKRSKPDQVKAWLEYKGFSKITVRCLGVLSGSMLLGMTREELKIMCPEEGGRVFFQLQTIKSAMAFASEVRPIEP from the exons ATGTACAGTCCTTATGGCTTGGACTCTAGCAGTTATGCAGGATCTGTCCAGTCCGTCCAGTCCAA TGGTCTTTCAGTGGATGATCGGTTATCACAGATATCAAATTTGTCCAGACCAAGTGCCAAGTCAATATACA TGCAGAGGAAGGAGTATGCGGACTCTATCACCAAGATGATGAACAAATTCCAGTACAGAGTAGAG CATCTGTTCACCTGTGACCTGGATGGTAGGGAGGTGCGTGATGTGAATGACTGTGTTGAGAGGCTAAAGCTGCTGGATGGGATGGGCCGGGTCTGGGGGCAGGACATGGTCCTGGAGGTGCGGGATGGGAACCTGCTGCTAACAGACATCGAGACTAAG GAGGAGCTGGAGTCCCTGGCTCTGAGCAGCATCATGGAGCTAAAGGCTGTGATGGACAGCTGTGTGTACAACTCCCTGCTGACTGCGACCGTCAAGGACCACAGCAAGAGGACCACCAGTGTCTTCATTTTCCAGTGTGAGGACCTCAGG gCCGATTTCATAAAACGGGACCTAGAGAGAGTGCTCCCTCACCAGAGAGATGACGTTAACAATCACAGCAACAACAG CAGGAGCAATCTGGAAGTTATGGCTGGCCATCAAATTGTTAGGAATCTTCAGAATGCTGACCCACCAACTGAGCAGAGAGAATGGACTCCTCCCGAAGATCCCTCAGCTCAATGGAGCGCTCCGGACTATG atgaagatcctacacctgtacctACGCCTACACCGCCCATGCCCAGAGAAGAGCCCCTCCCTCCCAGGAAGGAAACCCCAGTTCAACACCTCTTTATGGAGGAGGAGCATGAGCCTGAGCCAGCCCTTGTCTCTCCTCCACGCCCATACACAGAGACTAATAGGAATGTG GACATCGTGAAtcatattttcaatgacattGAGATCTTTATGGGCCAAGTCGCCGCTGCAGCAGCCAAAGccgagaagaagaaaaagagaaagaagaagaataAAGATAAAG GCATTAAAGGCATGCCACCAGCAGAGGAATTTGAAACCTGTCTCCAGAAAATCAAATGCGGGTTCAACCTTCTG GGGGAGCTCAATGGAAAGATTAGTCATCCCAGCGCTCCGGAATTTGTCCACTGCCTCTTCTCCACCCTGGCATTT GTGGTGTCCCACAGCCCTGAGGAGCTGCCCCCCACCATCGTGGCGCCCCTGCTGAAGCCTGAGTGTATCCGTCTGCTGAGTGAGGAGGCCACTCCCGAGGAGGACCAGCTGTGGCAGTCGCTGGGAGACGCCTGGAACGTCCCCAG TACAAAATGGCTAGAGGATGATGAGGACATCCCTACCTACACTCTGGAGTTCTATGATGGTTGGCAGCCCCTGGAGTTGACCCACTCTCTCCCAGGGAGAGAGCCTGAGGGAAGGCAGCAGAGTCAGaaacagagtcagagtcagagtccGCGCTCCACCCCTGAAAAG AGGTCGGCCCCATTCAAGCCTCCGCCACCACG TCCAGATGAGTCAAACCCCACTTACATGCGTGTGATGTATGACTTCACGGCAAGGAACAACAGAGAGCTGAGCATCTCCAAGGGAGAGGAGGTTCAG CTACTGGACATGTCAAAGAAATGGTGGCGAGTAAGGAgcgacagaggagaggagggcttcaTACCCAACAATGTACTGGAGTCACAGGATAAGGAGCAGGAAAAGCAG GAAACCAGTGGTCCTCCCTCCCTAACCAAGAGGTCCAAGCCTGACCAAGTGAAGGCCTGGCTGGAGTATAAGGGCTTCAGTAAAAT cACGGTGCGCTGTCTGGGTGTGCTGAGTGGCTCTATGCTCCTGGGGATGACGAGAGAAGAGCTGAAGATAATGTGTCCTGAGGAGGGGGGGCGGGTCTTCTTCCAGctccagaccatcaagtctgccATGGCT TTTGCCAGTGAGGTAAGGCCCATAGAGCCTtag
- the LOC118388553 gene encoding epidermal growth factor receptor kinase substrate 8-like protein 3 isoform X2 — translation MYSPYGLDSSSYAGSVQSVQSNGLSVDDRLSQISNLSRPSAKSIYMQRKEYADSITKMMNKFQYRVEHLFTCDLDGREVRDVNDCVERLKLLDGMGRVWGQDMVLEVRDGNLLLTDIETKEELESLALSSIMELKAVMDSCVYNSLLTATVKDHSKRTTSVFIFQCEDLRADFIKRDLERVLPHQRDDVNNHSNNRSNLEVMAGHQIVRNLQNADPPTEQREWTPPEDPSAQWSAPDYDEDPTPVPTPTPPMPREEPLPPRKETPVQHLFMEEEHEPEPALVSPPRPYTETNRNVDIVNHIFNDIEIFMGQVAAAAAKAEKKKKRKKKNKDKGIKGMPPAEEFETCLQKIKCGFNLLGELNGKISHPSAPEFVHCLFSTLAFVVSHSPEELPPTIVAPLLKPECIRLLSEEATPEEDQLWQSLGDAWNVPSTKWLEDDEDIPTYTLEFYDGWQPLELTHSLPGREPEGRQQSQKQSQSQSPRSTPEKRSAPFKPPPPRPDESNPTYMRVMYDFTARNNRELSISKGEEVQLLDMSKKWWRVRSDRGEEGFIPNNVLESQDKEQEKQETSGPPSLTKRSKPDQVKAWLEYKGFSKITVRCLGVLSGSMLLGMTREELKIMCPEEGGRVFFQLQTIKSAMAFASEVRPIEP, via the exons ATGTACAGTCCTTATGGCTTGGACTCTAGCAGTTATGCAGGATCTGTCCAGTCCGTCCAGTCCAA TGGTCTTTCAGTGGATGATCGGTTATCACAGATATCAAATTTGTCCAGACCAAGTGCCAAGTCAATATACA TGCAGAGGAAGGAGTATGCGGACTCTATCACCAAGATGATGAACAAATTCCAGTACAGAGTAGAG CATCTGTTCACCTGTGACCTGGATGGTAGGGAGGTGCGTGATGTGAATGACTGTGTTGAGAGGCTAAAGCTGCTGGATGGGATGGGCCGGGTCTGGGGGCAGGACATGGTCCTGGAGGTGCGGGATGGGAACCTGCTGCTAACAGACATCGAGACTAAG GAGGAGCTGGAGTCCCTGGCTCTGAGCAGCATCATGGAGCTAAAGGCTGTGATGGACAGCTGTGTGTACAACTCCCTGCTGACTGCGACCGTCAAGGACCACAGCAAGAGGACCACCAGTGTCTTCATTTTCCAGTGTGAGGACCTCAGG gCCGATTTCATAAAACGGGACCTAGAGAGAGTGCTCCCTCACCAGAGAGATGACGTTAACAATCACAGCAACAACAG GAGCAATCTGGAAGTTATGGCTGGCCATCAAATTGTTAGGAATCTTCAGAATGCTGACCCACCAACTGAGCAGAGAGAATGGACTCCTCCCGAAGATCCCTCAGCTCAATGGAGCGCTCCGGACTATG atgaagatcctacacctgtacctACGCCTACACCGCCCATGCCCAGAGAAGAGCCCCTCCCTCCCAGGAAGGAAACCCCAGTTCAACACCTCTTTATGGAGGAGGAGCATGAGCCTGAGCCAGCCCTTGTCTCTCCTCCACGCCCATACACAGAGACTAATAGGAATGTG GACATCGTGAAtcatattttcaatgacattGAGATCTTTATGGGCCAAGTCGCCGCTGCAGCAGCCAAAGccgagaagaagaaaaagagaaagaagaagaataAAGATAAAG GCATTAAAGGCATGCCACCAGCAGAGGAATTTGAAACCTGTCTCCAGAAAATCAAATGCGGGTTCAACCTTCTG GGGGAGCTCAATGGAAAGATTAGTCATCCCAGCGCTCCGGAATTTGTCCACTGCCTCTTCTCCACCCTGGCATTT GTGGTGTCCCACAGCCCTGAGGAGCTGCCCCCCACCATCGTGGCGCCCCTGCTGAAGCCTGAGTGTATCCGTCTGCTGAGTGAGGAGGCCACTCCCGAGGAGGACCAGCTGTGGCAGTCGCTGGGAGACGCCTGGAACGTCCCCAG TACAAAATGGCTAGAGGATGATGAGGACATCCCTACCTACACTCTGGAGTTCTATGATGGTTGGCAGCCCCTGGAGTTGACCCACTCTCTCCCAGGGAGAGAGCCTGAGGGAAGGCAGCAGAGTCAGaaacagagtcagagtcagagtccGCGCTCCACCCCTGAAAAG AGGTCGGCCCCATTCAAGCCTCCGCCACCACG TCCAGATGAGTCAAACCCCACTTACATGCGTGTGATGTATGACTTCACGGCAAGGAACAACAGAGAGCTGAGCATCTCCAAGGGAGAGGAGGTTCAG CTACTGGACATGTCAAAGAAATGGTGGCGAGTAAGGAgcgacagaggagaggagggcttcaTACCCAACAATGTACTGGAGTCACAGGATAAGGAGCAGGAAAAGCAG GAAACCAGTGGTCCTCCCTCCCTAACCAAGAGGTCCAAGCCTGACCAAGTGAAGGCCTGGCTGGAGTATAAGGGCTTCAGTAAAAT cACGGTGCGCTGTCTGGGTGTGCTGAGTGGCTCTATGCTCCTGGGGATGACGAGAGAAGAGCTGAAGATAATGTGTCCTGAGGAGGGGGGGCGGGTCTTCTTCCAGctccagaccatcaagtctgccATGGCT TTTGCCAGTGAGGTAAGGCCCATAGAGCCTtag